Proteins encoded together in one Pseudomonas sp. ADAK13 window:
- a CDS encoding collagen-like triple helix repeat-containing protein, with product MKTQVVLWKASTALALILAVSLGGCSSGGGGHHSSVAASSPDAGGGTGGGTGGGTGGGTDGGGTGGGTGGGTGGGTGGGTGGGTGGGTGGGTGGGTGGGTGGGTGGGTGGGTGGGTGGGTGSTTPLVTGQVVGAVGGVVGNVGTAVGDLGTTLTTIPIVGTTAGGLVTATGTAVNSIGSGVTNGLGTLGTNSNALGTTVAGVADGVADLGTGVSNTGKTLGTTLGGIPVVGGLTGGVGGAAGGLVDKVGQTVTMLGDTLSTASTTGPLGNVTNTVGKSVLVPVVSLVENTTGNLGNKTGLGNPVGGVLDKVGSTVTGLGGQVASAGGAGNPVGTLVGGVLTGVGTTLDKSSGYVNPATTTPQSGLPELVGGLVANVGNGLNAGNTNGTVSAAGITGGAVGNTVASLGTLIGGNGVANTGATAPVAGLATNVGAALNPVTSAVAGLTQNIGTSTGIGAPVNGLVTQVGGAVSGLGTNLTAANANPVTNAVGGALNAVGNTVGSVGGLVTGGTSGSGGGLLGGLNVGAGASAGGTANANTGGGLGGLLGGLTGKK from the coding sequence CTCCGGATGCTGGCGGCGGAACAGGTGGTGGAACTGGCGGTGGTACCGGCGGCGGCACAGATGGTGGTGGTACCGGTGGTGGCACTGGCGGCGGCACAGGTGGCGGTACCGGTGGTGGCACTGGCGGCGGCACAGGTGGCGGTACCGGTGGTGGCACTGGCGGCGGTACCGGTGGTGGCACTGGCGGCGGCACCGGTGGTGGCACTGGCGGCGGTACAGGTGGTGGCACAGGCGGCGGTACCGGTTCGACCACGCCTCTGGTCACTGGCCAGGTAGTGGGCGCCGTCGGCGGTGTCGTCGGTAATGTCGGCACCGCAGTAGGTGACCTGGGTACAACCCTGACCACCATCCCGATTGTAGGCACGACCGCTGGCGGGCTGGTCACCGCGACGGGCACCGCCGTCAACAGCATCGGCAGCGGCGTGACCAATGGGCTGGGAACACTGGGCACCAATAGCAATGCCTTGGGCACCACCGTTGCCGGTGTGGCCGATGGCGTTGCCGACCTGGGCACCGGCGTGTCCAACACCGGCAAAACCCTGGGCACCACACTGGGCGGCATTCCTGTCGTCGGCGGTTTAACCGGCGGTGTGGGCGGTGCGGCAGGTGGCCTGGTCGATAAGGTCGGCCAAACCGTGACCATGCTCGGCGACACCTTGAGCACGGCCAGCACCACCGGACCACTGGGCAACGTGACCAATACCGTCGGCAAAAGCGTGCTGGTCCCTGTCGTCTCGCTGGTCGAAAACACCACCGGCAACCTCGGGAATAAAACCGGCCTGGGCAACCCGGTCGGTGGAGTACTGGATAAAGTCGGCTCCACTGTCACCGGCCTTGGCGGCCAAGTGGCCAGCGCCGGCGGCGCAGGCAACCCAGTCGGGACGCTCGTCGGTGGCGTGTTGACTGGCGTGGGCACCACCCTTGATAAGTCGAGCGGCTACGTTAATCCAGCCACCACAACCCCGCAATCGGGCTTGCCTGAACTCGTCGGTGGTCTGGTCGCCAACGTCGGCAACGGCCTGAATGCCGGTAACACCAACGGCACTGTCAGTGCAGCAGGCATCACCGGCGGCGCAGTGGGCAACACCGTCGCATCCCTCGGTACGCTGATTGGCGGCAATGGTGTGGCCAACACGGGCGCCACGGCGCCGGTCGCAGGCCTGGCAACGAATGTCGGCGCAGCTCTGAACCCAGTAACGTCGGCCGTTGCCGGCCTGACTCAAAACATCGGCACCAGCACCGGTATCGGCGCCCCTGTCAACGGTCTGGTCACCCAGGTCGGCGGCGCAGTCAGCGGCCTGGGCACCAACCTGACGGCGGCCAATGCCAATCCGGTCACCAATGCTGTGGGCGGAGCCCTGAATGCCGTCGGCAATACGGTCGGCTCGGTGGGCGGCTTGGTCACCGGCGGCACCAGCGGTAGCGGTGGCGGCTTGCTCGGTGGTTTGAATGTGGGTGCCGGCGCCTCGGCCGGCGGCACTGCAAACGCAAACACAGGCGGTGGTCTGGGAGGCTTGCTCGGCGGGCTGACCGGCAAAAAATAG